The Salvelinus alpinus chromosome 35, SLU_Salpinus.1, whole genome shotgun sequence genome window below encodes:
- the ncam3 gene encoding neural cell adhesion molecule 1 isoform X3 produces MAESMLILRMCSIMLVLGFSEAKMEIITPKQDVLLGENAMLLCKAGGEGDITWQKDGEDAEGDQVEKVDETSSKLFIRDAKLEDAGLYTCLCEFDTGHVDHTIQTIFVYERPSFGETLSYHEFLEGQDVVITCMVTGKPEVEVNWERDHEKLQSEAGRITRLKDNSLQINNINRKDHGTYTCEAKIKDRPIFEKLDISISVNVPPTAKIHEEVKKVTAGPETNVSLSCLVEGVPQPNIIWTVPDSSDESRYKYNSDKSELIISSVVRSDYGEYICTAKNKISESSAMIMLDVSEHPVAVLSQKKMELEPGQTLSVSCNVSGHPMPALQWVRKTNNDHLLTVDTGGGRVRMEDGYVLVVDNVTPSDGGLYSCMAISPAGNASTDFSLQTWPGKASQVSGTPGPTSVHFTLGASLVDGGSPITHFTLQWKTGRENNWQERVIQSTDPLVITDLNPYTTYSVRFAPQNHLGQGGFSEELTVRTQGIRGEPDSPVLVASVGKVEGNMFSIPLTQLDNGGAPIIHYTVRYRVNKVDEDWREKDLPSNSTVINLHDLQYKSDYHMEVRAVNPYGYSSPAKLNFNVPQPVAKMNKGGMGKGAVAGIVIAIFLALLIAVDATCCYTNRCGMLMFLAVKLFGQKVPGMKTVEEGDGTSNGKTSPNGDPATEA; encoded by the exons ATGGCTGAATCGATGCTCATCTTGAGAATGTGTTCCATAATGCTGGTCCTTGGTTTTTCAG AGGCCAAAATGGAAATCATCACCCCCAAACAAGATGTGTTGCTGGGTGAGAATGCCATGCTCCTCTGCAAAG CTGGTGGGGAAGGAGACATCACCTGGCAGAAAGATGGAGAGGATGCTGAAGGTGACCAGGTTGAGAAAGTAGATGAGACATCGTCAAAACTGTTCATCAGGGATGCCAAGTTGGAGGATGCAGGACTGTACACATGCTTATGTGAATTTGACACCGGTCACGTAGATCATACAATTCAGACCATCTTTGTCTACG AGCGGCCATCCTTTGGGGAAACACTGTCCTACCATGAGTTCCTGGAGGGTCAAGATGTGGTCATCACCTGCATGGTCACTGGCAAGCCGGAGGTGGAAGTCAACTGGGAGAGGGACCATGAGAAACTGCAATCTGAAG CAGGTCGGATCACAAGACTAAAAGACAACTCTCTAcagatcaacaacatcaacaggaaGGATCACGGAACATATACCTGTGAGGCTAAAATCAAGGACCGGCCCATTTTTGAAAAGCTCGACATCTCCATCTCCGTCAACG TTCCCCCCACAGCGAAAATCCATGAGGAGGTGAAGAAAGTCACGGCTGGACCAGAGACCAATGTCTCCCTCAGCTGTCTGGTCGAGGGAGTCCCCCAACCGAACATCATCTggacagt CCCAGATTCTTCAGATGAGTCCCGCTACAAGTACAACTCAGACAAGAGCGAGCTGATTATCTCGTCCGTTGTCAGGAGCGACTACGGAGAGTACATCTGCACGGCCAAGAATAAAATCTCAGAGAGCAGTGCCATGATCATGCTGGATGTCTCAG AGCATCCTGTAGCAGTGCTGAGCCAGAAGAAGATGGAGCTGGAGCCAGGCCAGACTCTCTCAGTGTCCTGTAACGTCTCAGGACACCCTATGCCCGCGCTGCAGTGGGTCAGGAAGACCAACAATGACCACCTGCTAACAGTG GACACTGGTGGAGGTCGAGTGAGAATGGAGGATGGCTATGTCCTGGTAGTTGACAATGTGACGCCCTCAGATGGAGGGCTGTACAGCTGCATGGCTATCAGTCCTGCTGGCAACGCCTCCACAGACTTCAGCCTGCAGA CCTGGCCAGGTAAAGCATCCCAGGTAAGTGGCACCCCAGGGCCCACATCGGTCCACTTCACCCTGGGTGCTTCCCTGGTGGACGGGGGCTCTCCCATCACCCACTTCACCCTCCAGTGGAAGACAGGACGTGAGAACAATTGGCAGGAGAGAGTCATCCAGTCCACAG ACCCCCTGGTTATCACAGATCTGAATCCCTACACCACCTACTCTGTCCGGTTTGCCCCACAGAACCACCTGGGTCAGGGAGGCTTCTCCGAAGAGCTCACCGTCCGCACACAGGGCATACG agggGAACCAGACAGCCCAGTCCTGGTGGCCAGCGTGGGGAAGGTTGAGGGCAATATGTTCTCAATCCCTTTAACACAGTTGGACAACGGAGGTGCCCCCATTATCCACTACACTGTCCGCTACAGAGTG AATAAGGTGGACGAGGACTGGAGGGAGAAGGACCTGCCGTCCAACTCGACAGTGATCAACCTCCATGACCTGCAGTATAAATCAGACTACCACATGGAGGTGCGAGCCGTCAACCCCTACGGCTACTCCAGCCCAGCCAAGCTGAACTTCAATGTCCCACAGCCTG TAGCCAAGATGAATAAGGGTGGGATGGGGAAAGGGGCTGTGGCAGGCATTGTCATAGCCATCTTCTTGGCGCTACTGATCGCTGTGGACGCCACCTGTTGCTACACCAACCGCTGCGGCATGCTGATGTTCCTGGCTGTCAAGCTGTTTGGGCAGAAGGTCCCTGGGATGAAGACTGTGGAGGAGGGTGACGGCACCTCTAATGG GAAGACGTCCCCCAATGGAGATCCTGCCACAGAGGCCTGA
- the ncam3 gene encoding neural cell adhesion molecule 1 isoform X2: MAESMLILRMCSIMLVLGFSEAKMEIITPKQDVLLGENAMLLCKAGGEGDITWQKDGEDAEGDQVEKVDETSSKLFIRDAKLEDAGLYTCLCEFDTGHVDHTIQTIFVYERPSFGETLSYHEFLEGQDVVITCMVTGKPEVEVNWERDHEKLQSEGRITRLKDNSLQINNINRKDHGTYTCEAKIKDRPIFEKLDISISVNVPPTAKIHEEVKKVTAGPETNVSLSCLVEGVPQPNIIWTVPDSSDESRYKYNSDKSELIISSVVRSDYGEYICTAKNKISESSAMIMLDVSEHPVAVLSQKKMELEPGQTLSVSCNVSGHPMPALQWVRKTNNDHLLTVDTGGGRVRMEDGYVLVVDNVTPSDGGLYSCMAISPAGNASTDFSLQTWPGKASQVSGTPGPTSVHFTLGASLVDGGSPITHFTLQWKTGRENNWQERVIQSTDPLVITDLNPYTTYSVRFAPQNHLGQGGFSEELTVRTQGIRGEPDSPVLVASVGKVEGNMFSIPLTQLDNGGAPIIHYTVRYRVNKVDEDWREKDLPSNSTVINLHDLQYKSDYHMEVRAVNPYGYSSPAKLNFNVPQPVAKMNKGGMGKGAVAGIVIAIFLALLIAVDATCCYTNRCGMLMFLAVKLFGQKVPGMKTVEEGDGTSNGDLKLNGLGIPRDTIPKLQTQNGEKNGLQAEVTCDKAPLTKFEKTSPNGDPATEA; the protein is encoded by the exons ATGGCTGAATCGATGCTCATCTTGAGAATGTGTTCCATAATGCTGGTCCTTGGTTTTTCAG AGGCCAAAATGGAAATCATCACCCCCAAACAAGATGTGTTGCTGGGTGAGAATGCCATGCTCCTCTGCAAAG CTGGTGGGGAAGGAGACATCACCTGGCAGAAAGATGGAGAGGATGCTGAAGGTGACCAGGTTGAGAAAGTAGATGAGACATCGTCAAAACTGTTCATCAGGGATGCCAAGTTGGAGGATGCAGGACTGTACACATGCTTATGTGAATTTGACACCGGTCACGTAGATCATACAATTCAGACCATCTTTGTCTACG AGCGGCCATCCTTTGGGGAAACACTGTCCTACCATGAGTTCCTGGAGGGTCAAGATGTGGTCATCACCTGCATGGTCACTGGCAAGCCGGAGGTGGAAGTCAACTGGGAGAGGGACCATGAGAAACTGCAATCTGAAG GTCGGATCACAAGACTAAAAGACAACTCTCTAcagatcaacaacatcaacaggaaGGATCACGGAACATATACCTGTGAGGCTAAAATCAAGGACCGGCCCATTTTTGAAAAGCTCGACATCTCCATCTCCGTCAACG TTCCCCCCACAGCGAAAATCCATGAGGAGGTGAAGAAAGTCACGGCTGGACCAGAGACCAATGTCTCCCTCAGCTGTCTGGTCGAGGGAGTCCCCCAACCGAACATCATCTggacagt CCCAGATTCTTCAGATGAGTCCCGCTACAAGTACAACTCAGACAAGAGCGAGCTGATTATCTCGTCCGTTGTCAGGAGCGACTACGGAGAGTACATCTGCACGGCCAAGAATAAAATCTCAGAGAGCAGTGCCATGATCATGCTGGATGTCTCAG AGCATCCTGTAGCAGTGCTGAGCCAGAAGAAGATGGAGCTGGAGCCAGGCCAGACTCTCTCAGTGTCCTGTAACGTCTCAGGACACCCTATGCCCGCGCTGCAGTGGGTCAGGAAGACCAACAATGACCACCTGCTAACAGTG GACACTGGTGGAGGTCGAGTGAGAATGGAGGATGGCTATGTCCTGGTAGTTGACAATGTGACGCCCTCAGATGGAGGGCTGTACAGCTGCATGGCTATCAGTCCTGCTGGCAACGCCTCCACAGACTTCAGCCTGCAGA CCTGGCCAGGTAAAGCATCCCAGGTAAGTGGCACCCCAGGGCCCACATCGGTCCACTTCACCCTGGGTGCTTCCCTGGTGGACGGGGGCTCTCCCATCACCCACTTCACCCTCCAGTGGAAGACAGGACGTGAGAACAATTGGCAGGAGAGAGTCATCCAGTCCACAG ACCCCCTGGTTATCACAGATCTGAATCCCTACACCACCTACTCTGTCCGGTTTGCCCCACAGAACCACCTGGGTCAGGGAGGCTTCTCCGAAGAGCTCACCGTCCGCACACAGGGCATACG agggGAACCAGACAGCCCAGTCCTGGTGGCCAGCGTGGGGAAGGTTGAGGGCAATATGTTCTCAATCCCTTTAACACAGTTGGACAACGGAGGTGCCCCCATTATCCACTACACTGTCCGCTACAGAGTG AATAAGGTGGACGAGGACTGGAGGGAGAAGGACCTGCCGTCCAACTCGACAGTGATCAACCTCCATGACCTGCAGTATAAATCAGACTACCACATGGAGGTGCGAGCCGTCAACCCCTACGGCTACTCCAGCCCAGCCAAGCTGAACTTCAATGTCCCACAGCCTG TAGCCAAGATGAATAAGGGTGGGATGGGGAAAGGGGCTGTGGCAGGCATTGTCATAGCCATCTTCTTGGCGCTACTGATCGCTGTGGACGCCACCTGTTGCTACACCAACCGCTGCGGCATGCTGATGTTCCTGGCTGTCAAGCTGTTTGGGCAGAAGGTCCCTGGGATGAAGACTGTGGAGGAGGGTGACGGCACCTCTAATGG AGACTTGAAGTTGAATGGGCTAGGAATACCGAGGGATACCATCCCAAAGCTGCAGACACAAAATGGGGAAAAGAATGGGTTGCAGGCGGAGGTCACGTGCGACAAAGCACCCCTCACCAAATTCGA GAAGACGTCCCCCAATGGAGATCCTGCCACAGAGGCCTGA
- the ncam3 gene encoding neural cell adhesion molecule 1 isoform X1 codes for MAESMLILRMCSIMLVLGFSEAKMEIITPKQDVLLGENAMLLCKAGGEGDITWQKDGEDAEGDQVEKVDETSSKLFIRDAKLEDAGLYTCLCEFDTGHVDHTIQTIFVYERPSFGETLSYHEFLEGQDVVITCMVTGKPEVEVNWERDHEKLQSEAGRITRLKDNSLQINNINRKDHGTYTCEAKIKDRPIFEKLDISISVNVPPTAKIHEEVKKVTAGPETNVSLSCLVEGVPQPNIIWTVPDSSDESRYKYNSDKSELIISSVVRSDYGEYICTAKNKISESSAMIMLDVSEHPVAVLSQKKMELEPGQTLSVSCNVSGHPMPALQWVRKTNNDHLLTVDTGGGRVRMEDGYVLVVDNVTPSDGGLYSCMAISPAGNASTDFSLQTWPGKASQVSGTPGPTSVHFTLGASLVDGGSPITHFTLQWKTGRENNWQERVIQSTDPLVITDLNPYTTYSVRFAPQNHLGQGGFSEELTVRTQGIRGEPDSPVLVASVGKVEGNMFSIPLTQLDNGGAPIIHYTVRYRVNKVDEDWREKDLPSNSTVINLHDLQYKSDYHMEVRAVNPYGYSSPAKLNFNVPQPVAKMNKGGMGKGAVAGIVIAIFLALLIAVDATCCYTNRCGMLMFLAVKLFGQKVPGMKTVEEGDGTSNGDLKLNGLGIPRDTIPKLQTQNGEKNGLQAEVTCDKAPLTKFEKTSPNGDPATEA; via the exons ATGGCTGAATCGATGCTCATCTTGAGAATGTGTTCCATAATGCTGGTCCTTGGTTTTTCAG AGGCCAAAATGGAAATCATCACCCCCAAACAAGATGTGTTGCTGGGTGAGAATGCCATGCTCCTCTGCAAAG CTGGTGGGGAAGGAGACATCACCTGGCAGAAAGATGGAGAGGATGCTGAAGGTGACCAGGTTGAGAAAGTAGATGAGACATCGTCAAAACTGTTCATCAGGGATGCCAAGTTGGAGGATGCAGGACTGTACACATGCTTATGTGAATTTGACACCGGTCACGTAGATCATACAATTCAGACCATCTTTGTCTACG AGCGGCCATCCTTTGGGGAAACACTGTCCTACCATGAGTTCCTGGAGGGTCAAGATGTGGTCATCACCTGCATGGTCACTGGCAAGCCGGAGGTGGAAGTCAACTGGGAGAGGGACCATGAGAAACTGCAATCTGAAG CAGGTCGGATCACAAGACTAAAAGACAACTCTCTAcagatcaacaacatcaacaggaaGGATCACGGAACATATACCTGTGAGGCTAAAATCAAGGACCGGCCCATTTTTGAAAAGCTCGACATCTCCATCTCCGTCAACG TTCCCCCCACAGCGAAAATCCATGAGGAGGTGAAGAAAGTCACGGCTGGACCAGAGACCAATGTCTCCCTCAGCTGTCTGGTCGAGGGAGTCCCCCAACCGAACATCATCTggacagt CCCAGATTCTTCAGATGAGTCCCGCTACAAGTACAACTCAGACAAGAGCGAGCTGATTATCTCGTCCGTTGTCAGGAGCGACTACGGAGAGTACATCTGCACGGCCAAGAATAAAATCTCAGAGAGCAGTGCCATGATCATGCTGGATGTCTCAG AGCATCCTGTAGCAGTGCTGAGCCAGAAGAAGATGGAGCTGGAGCCAGGCCAGACTCTCTCAGTGTCCTGTAACGTCTCAGGACACCCTATGCCCGCGCTGCAGTGGGTCAGGAAGACCAACAATGACCACCTGCTAACAGTG GACACTGGTGGAGGTCGAGTGAGAATGGAGGATGGCTATGTCCTGGTAGTTGACAATGTGACGCCCTCAGATGGAGGGCTGTACAGCTGCATGGCTATCAGTCCTGCTGGCAACGCCTCCACAGACTTCAGCCTGCAGA CCTGGCCAGGTAAAGCATCCCAGGTAAGTGGCACCCCAGGGCCCACATCGGTCCACTTCACCCTGGGTGCTTCCCTGGTGGACGGGGGCTCTCCCATCACCCACTTCACCCTCCAGTGGAAGACAGGACGTGAGAACAATTGGCAGGAGAGAGTCATCCAGTCCACAG ACCCCCTGGTTATCACAGATCTGAATCCCTACACCACCTACTCTGTCCGGTTTGCCCCACAGAACCACCTGGGTCAGGGAGGCTTCTCCGAAGAGCTCACCGTCCGCACACAGGGCATACG agggGAACCAGACAGCCCAGTCCTGGTGGCCAGCGTGGGGAAGGTTGAGGGCAATATGTTCTCAATCCCTTTAACACAGTTGGACAACGGAGGTGCCCCCATTATCCACTACACTGTCCGCTACAGAGTG AATAAGGTGGACGAGGACTGGAGGGAGAAGGACCTGCCGTCCAACTCGACAGTGATCAACCTCCATGACCTGCAGTATAAATCAGACTACCACATGGAGGTGCGAGCCGTCAACCCCTACGGCTACTCCAGCCCAGCCAAGCTGAACTTCAATGTCCCACAGCCTG TAGCCAAGATGAATAAGGGTGGGATGGGGAAAGGGGCTGTGGCAGGCATTGTCATAGCCATCTTCTTGGCGCTACTGATCGCTGTGGACGCCACCTGTTGCTACACCAACCGCTGCGGCATGCTGATGTTCCTGGCTGTCAAGCTGTTTGGGCAGAAGGTCCCTGGGATGAAGACTGTGGAGGAGGGTGACGGCACCTCTAATGG AGACTTGAAGTTGAATGGGCTAGGAATACCGAGGGATACCATCCCAAAGCTGCAGACACAAAATGGGGAAAAGAATGGGTTGCAGGCGGAGGTCACGTGCGACAAAGCACCCCTCACCAAATTCGA GAAGACGTCCCCCAATGGAGATCCTGCCACAGAGGCCTGA